The Nicotiana tomentosiformis chromosome 2, ASM39032v3, whole genome shotgun sequence genome includes the window TATGAAAGGTAATAATCCATCTTTATGCAGTTGTAATACTTGAGCAAGTCATATAGCCATTGATTTGCATGATTATGGTATTTTGGACTCGTAGTATATATTATATACTCACTCTAACCCATTTTATGGAACTTAGTTTAACTTGATCGGAGTAGGAACTCCTAATGTGTTACCAAAGTTGAATCAAATATTTTCTTGGTATACCATACAATAGAAAGTAGAATGAATTAAGACATAAGATAATTAGACACTCCCTCTATTCCAATTTAGGTGTTTTATCTATAAGTATCTATCCCAATTTATGTAACACATAGACCATATTGTACACTTCTACAAATGATAAACACATTAGAAGTACAGATAAAATATGAGAGCATGCCCTAAAGCAATTTGAGAATGGATTAGTGCTCTGTCCTTAAATTTAGAATGTTGACAAAAAAAATTGAAGCATGTAGGTGCAGTTTATTGaatgttttttttttggttttgcaAATGTagcaaataaaagtaaaaattgAAATGGGACTTTTGCACTGAGCAAGATCTTCCCTTTGCTTGGGAAAGTCCATTTTCCTTATGTGTTTGCTGTTGTTTTTAAGTAGGTAGTTGTTAATCGATAAAATTGTAACCTGCAGCAATTAAGCAGCGAATGGAAAAAGATGTCGATGAAGTCGGAAAAATAGCTCGATTAATCAAATTAAAAATTGAGGAACTTGATAAAGAAGTGAGTAACATCAAATTCTTACATGTCTTACTTTTGGTCCTTTTATTTTCTCTCTGTTTCAATCTATTGTTTATTCTCTTGCAGAATCTAGCCAATAGAAACAAGCCGGGATGTGGTAAAGGATCAGCTGTTGACAGATCAAGAACAGCTACAACAGTGTAATTTCGACTACTTTGTCTCCTTTGTTTCTCTGATAGTTATTTCATTGTCACAGAGTTGTTATTTTGACATTGTTGAATGGGTATCACAAATTTATTATAAAGAGATGCTCAAATTGGTTGGCTATGACGTATGTAGACACTATGCTGGGGCAagcaacaacaactactactacgcctcagtcccaaacaCTATTGTTTTCACAGTAAATAGAGTTTGAATTCTTGAATTTGTTCTGATCAGGAGAGTAAATAATGGTTGTGCTAGGGGATGTACAGTCTGTTGAACTTGATTGTGGACAGCAGAATATTTTCAGTGTATTTCCTCCTCTTAGTAATTCATTTATTTGATGGGTGGTTCTAATCCCTGTTAAACAGAAACAGTGTGTTTCCTCCTTTTAGTTTGCACACATGTGGAAACACTTCAGCAAGTAGTTTCCAGTTTGTCAGTGCTTAATGCATCGGAAAATTTGTTAAAGTGAAGCCCTCATGGTTTTCCTTAGTCTTTCCCTCTTGCATTATTGCACATTCTCAATACTTATCTTGATATACCTATGGTATGCACTTAACTTGTTATATATGCTTGCAGTTCCTTGAAAAAGAAGTTCAAAGATAAGATGGCCGAGTTTCAGGTATGTAAGACGTTAGTTAAGAATGGCTTTTTCTCTAGGCTTTACTTGCTCTAAGGTTCAGTtgatttgaaatatttgcagacTTTAAGGGAAAACATCCACCATGAATATCGTGAGGTTGTTGAAAGACGAGTATTTACAGGTGCAAAAAACTTCTGAGTTTGAATTTTCTGCATGGATTTTAAATGTTTTAAAACAAATTCTAATtgctatttctttttctttttttgtatcTTTCTCTTTTTGTGGTCGACAGTGACTGGTAATCGAGCTGATGAAGAGGTAAAAGCTTGTAGTTCTTGTGACTCATTGAGAACGTAGATTCTTTTTCGTATATCTTCTTATTTGCCCCCTTTTCTTGTTTTCCCTCTATTTTCACTTCAGACTATTGATAGATTGATAGAGACTGGGGATAGTGAACAAATATTCCAGAAAGCTATTCAGCAACAAGGGCGAGGACAGGTCCTGCTCAATTGTTTTTGCAATCTCTTCCTTTTATTTACTTTGTATTGTTACCTTATGCCCTAGTGTTATTAGCATGTAACCTCTTCACATAGCACTTAGGATCAATATCTGAATGCTTGAAGCTATTATCTCTGGGATTTAGAAGTCCATGCTTTTAAGCAGCTTAAGTTTCTGTTGGCTTTTCCACTGGCTTTGTTAAACATGGAATTGGGCCATCCTATTCCATTTAGTGCTGTTTTATTTATCAATTCTTTAACATGCAATCAATGTTTAGGTATGTTTTTTGGACTCACATAAAGCCCGTGATGCCTTACTCCAGCAACATTCTTTTACCATCTCAGAAGCGGCTTTATTGACGACATTGGAATGATCCATCTTTCAACCCTCTTAAGATTTGATAGGGAGAGTTCATAGATCGTCAAATTCCTAGAAATGGATTGAACGGTAGGAAATGACTATTATGGATGATCTGATGCTAATACTTCAGGCTCCAGATACGGCAGAGGTTCTATGGGGACCATGTTAGGTGATCGTAGTATCTTGTGACCATCATAACATCTTGCAAACAGCTCTTGTTTAATGTTATGTTGTGTTTATTCCTTTATATATTCCCTTTCTGTTAAATGTCAATGCCACATCCCTTCCCCTAAAAACATAAGAGAAGAAAGTCTTAGCTGCTTTCCAACTCGCTGGAAACCACCATAAAGTTATTAACATTCATCTGAATCCttaccccccaccccaccccccaaaAAAAGGAGGGAAGGAGATTCATGATTTGACTTCTGTAGTATATGAAACCAAGTAATCTTATTCTTCCTGTCCTTTTGAAAAATTCCTGAGCTGGATAAGGCCAAATTGACAAAGATCTTTTTAATCCTCAAGCTGCTAATGATTGATCAGTGGCTTTCCCTTGGAGTAGTGTAGCACTCAAAAAAGTGAATGACGCAACATACTGGAATTATGTTCAAAAGAGGGGAGATAGCAGGGGAACTAGCTCTAGCCACGTGGGGATAGAGGCAGCAGATAATAGTGGTAGGGGGTTATTATTTTGGCGACAGACATGGATAAGATTTTCTGgagttatattttattatttcaatGCATATCATTTTTTGGCCGCCAATCTTGATCTAATGACCAAGTTTGATGAAACATAACAACTAGAGCCCGAAATATACAATGAAAGTTAACCACCATCACCTGATCCATATTCCTTATTCTCTCTTCGTGTtctattaaataaataatattacatGCAAACTTTTGGCCTTTTGTGTGATAAAGAAGCTTAGGTACGTTAATAATCTTGCTAGCGAGGCACTTGAAATTTTAGTGATTGGTGATATAATAGTATACTGGTTCTCATTGTTGGCGGCTTGCAGATAATGGGCACTCTAGCTGAAATTCAAGAGCGCCATGATGCAGTCAGAGAATTAGAGAGAAAGCTTCTTGAGTTGCAACAGGTATATACTTTCCTTAGTCACATCTAGTCTGGTGCCAATTTGGAAACATGACAAATTAAGGAATATATATGGTGCCCTGATAAATGAGTAATACATATTGATGTCTGGTTGTCGTATACTGCAACACAGATATTCTTGGACATAGCAGTGTTGGTTGATGCTCAAGGAGACATGCTTGATAATATAGAATCACAGGTACTGAAATTCTTTATCCTTGTATTATCCCTCTTTAAAATAAGTATGGGAACTTTGGTATACTTTTATGTTTCCTCATTTCCAACAACCCGAATTTTCAGGTATCAACTGCTGTAGACCATGTGCAATCAGGGAATACTGCTTTACAAAAGGCAAAGAAACTACAAAGGAATTCCAGAAAATGGATGTGCTTTGCCATCATCCTCCTCCTCATAATTGTTGCAATCATCGTCGTTGGTGTGATTAAACCATGGAGCAGTAACAAGGGTGCTTAACTTATTCATCACCCAGTTAAGcaatgtatacatatatataatggatACTATCACTGGATATGCTATTGATATATACCATTTCTTGGTTTTGTACATGTGGACCCTGGGGCTTATCTCTATTTATAGAGTCTGACCTGTGATTGAAATATGTAATCTATTCTTTACAATCTTGATTTTTACCTGGTTGGGATTTGGGAGAATACTACTCTGTAGTCTGTACTGGAAGAATACTATTCATTCAAATTTTATTGAAATCGTGGTGTCTGGGCCAGCTTGCGTGCATTAAACTCCAATGTCTTTTGCGTGAACGAGTTTGTGTAGGAAGATTTTATTAACAAGTTGAATATTAGCTTGCAGATTATTGCAGCTAACCAAAAGAATGAGAATTTTTCTTAAATCCTTTTTGCAGTCTGATTCTGCTCAACTTTAATACTTTCCAAATATAGCATCATTTAATATAACTTAGCTTGAAATCAGCTTCTTTAACTTGTTCAGATTGATCTTAacaattaatataactaaaaaaTTTTATATACGTTGGATTAATTCTTCTTTGCTTACTATCTTTGCCATTGTCATTTTGACACAAGTCGTGTTGTAGAATGAACAATAAAATCTTTTTCCCCCCAAAAAATGTCAGAAGCTACTTAAATTCCATCAAAATTTCCAAGCTAAATTCAATTACCtctttttatcttcttttcaaaATCAAGAAACTCGTGGCTAGTTCCTAAAATTTGACAAATTGATCAATCCTAACATTATTGATTCATATtgatttgaatgagtgcaattTTGCCTCCATCAGCCTTTTGCCTGGTCAAAATTATTAACCATAGCTAAACAAAAAGAAATTTATAAACTAGCCGGTAATTTGTCCGTTCCATTTTGTATGACACTATTAGTATTTGAGGAGTCAATAACTTTTTTCTTTGACTACAATTTTTTCAAACATTCTTTGAATACATTTTAATTATGAAAAATTGTATTATGcaatattttaatatttaatttctAATTATgcaaattttgttttaaaagaataaaaaattgATGTCTGAATTGAGACTGAAATTAGaaattttgactttttttttacATAGAACCCCTTTATTCTTCTTGAAATGATGAGAAAGTACTACTATATATTTGCATAGGTCAGCAAATAACATGAACCTCCATTTTGAAGTTTGAACTATCAAACTCAAATATCTTATTTCAAACATCAGCTTCCATCTCTTTCTTCCTAAATAAATGGCTAAAGATTATGAGCTTCATTTTGCTAGCAGTGCATTTTTTTGTTTCTCAGCTCCCGTAGCTTTCGTCTCTCAGTGTCAGTGTCGGCCCAGCAGAGTGCTTTCGTCGTTGGTGTTCTTTTCGATCTCTACGCATTTCACCGCTCCACCTGAAATTCCTCTTTGATCAGTGATT containing:
- the LOC104108532 gene encoding syntaxin-132-like isoform X1, whose translation is MVMSECCRVPVMEGEKGSKSSPSRSTILNCFPVMEDDFDTLEAPRHQNDRNGDIEMGTQRAMNSGELGLDDFFKKVQQIEKQYENLNGLLQKLQDAHEESKAVTKAAAMKAIKQRMEKDVDEVGKIARLIKLKIEELDKENLANRNKPGCGKGSAVDRSRTATTVSLKKKFKDKMAEFQTLRENIHHEYREVVERRVFTVTGNRADEETIDRLIETGDSEQIFQKAIQQQGRGQIMGTLAEIQERHDAVRELERKLLELQQIFLDIAVLVDAQGDMLDNIESQVSTAVDHVQSGNTALQKAKKLQRNSRKWMCFAIILLLIIVAIIVVGVIKPWSSNKGA
- the LOC104108532 gene encoding syntaxin-132-like isoform X2; translated protein: MNDLLNDDFDTLEAPRHQNDRNGDIEMGTQRAMNSGELGLDDFFKKVQQIEKQYENLNGLLQKLQDAHEESKAVTKAAAMKAIKQRMEKDVDEVGKIARLIKLKIEELDKENLANRNKPGCGKGSAVDRSRTATTVSLKKKFKDKMAEFQTLRENIHHEYREVVERRVFTVTGNRADEETIDRLIETGDSEQIFQKAIQQQGRGQIMGTLAEIQERHDAVRELERKLLELQQIFLDIAVLVDAQGDMLDNIESQVSTAVDHVQSGNTALQKAKKLQRNSRKWMCFAIILLLIIVAIIVVGVIKPWSSNKGA